Part of the Quercus robur chromosome 5, dhQueRobu3.1, whole genome shotgun sequence genome, CTTAGCCTGATGCCTTTGACAGGGTTAAAAGGATTAGATCTGCAAATTGGTTTTTTTACATATAGACAAATAAAAGCTGCTACCAATAACTTCAATGTTGCAAACAAGATTGGGGAAGGTGGTTTTGGATCCGTTTACAAGGTATCTGACAACTCTTTCACCATTCTAGAATGATTTTTtctgcatcttttttttttttcttctcctcgTAGACATTTGGAGAGATTCATGATGAAATACATACctaaaaatgtattattttatattcttgATGCAAGGCATACTATCTGATGGTACTGTAATTGCGGTTAAGCAACTTTCGTCAAAATCAAAGCAAGGAAGCCGTGAATTTCTGAACGAAATAGGCATGATATCTGGTTTACAACATCCAAATCTTGTTAGATTGTATGGATGTTGTATTGAAGGAAAACAATTATTGTTGGTATATGAGTACATGGAAAACAATAGCCTTGCACATGCTTTGTTTAATAATGGTAAGCTAGTATTTTTATACCTTACCAtgcatcaatatatatatatatatatatatatctagagagagagagagagagagagagagagagagagagagagagagagagagagagagagagagagcattagGTTCTGCCAAGTGACACATTTTATgtaaagagaattgaaatattctTAAGTGCCACATTAGAGATaggaacaaattaaatattgactttttgtttcatttggttcaatgtgTTAATACTTTTctaattaacaaataaatattttttgtattatttggttcaatgtttcaagatttTTCATTCCTCACACATTCACATGAGACtctttgcattttaattcattattttcaCCTCTTACATTTCTATCCCTTTATATATACCTACCCATAGCCCTTCATGTCATCCCATATCAAATACacataaaccaaaaataatgtcATTTACCTTCAATCTTTTGACGACACCTACCTAGCTCTAACATTGTTGTCTCATTTAATCCAAACTCATATGAGTAGGCTACAACCAAGGAAGGGGGgtttgcattttatattgaaTAACAATGATAATTACAATTTTGATGTTAAGGTCGGATGTTGTGGATTTACGgattttgtaaataatgtgATTGATTGTGAGTGTTTGggatatgtattttattttaaaattaaggagaaagaaaaagacatattctatatcaacttttattctataatattcctccaaagtttttttttttttttttttttcaattgaattattatattgaatatgtgtgtgcaatttataattgttactttttataatGAACTCATTTCTAATAAAGTTCTATAACAATTATATATGATATAATACATATATAGCATTCTTCAAAAccattttacataaaatattatgacATTATCCATGCATCGCATAGATAACTTACTagtttatattaataataaaagaatgagGACAAACAGTCAAACTTGATGTTGAATTTCAATAAACGGGTTCTAAACATCAATTTTAGGTTCTGCAGATGGCCGATTAAAGTTGGACTGGCCTGCAAGGCAGAAAATATACGTTGGCATAGCAAGAGGTCTGGTTTTCTTGCATGAGGAATCAACACTGAAAATTGTTCATAGAGACATCAAAACCACTAATGTGTTGCTTGACCAAGACCTCAACCCTAAGATCTCCGACTTTGGTTTGGCCAAGCTAGACGAAGAAGAGAACACTCACATTAGCACAAGAATTGCTGGAACAATGTAAGCTACCTTCCTTTCTTTTGCCCCCTCTATACTTCCTTTTCGagtctatttttgttttgtcaCCTCTGCAGATCTTGATTATGAGGTAATGCGAATAGATGCTGATCACATAATTCTGTAGTATTAAGTTGCTGCCCTAAATGGCCGAAAGTAGACCAGAATAT contains:
- the LOC126728374 gene encoding probable leucine-rich repeat receptor-like serine/threonine-protein kinase At3g14840, coding for MYYFIFLMQGILSDGTVIAVKQLSSKSKQGSREFLNEIGMISGLQHPNLVRLYGCCIEGKQLLLVYEYMENNSLAHALFNNGSADGRLKLDWPARQKIYVGIARGLVFLHEESTLKIVHRDIKTTNVLLDQDLNPKISDFGLAKLDEEENTHISTRIAGTM